In Daphnia magna isolate NIES linkage group LG5, ASM2063170v1.1, whole genome shotgun sequence, a single genomic region encodes these proteins:
- the LOC116923524 gene encoding putative uncharacterized protein DDB_G0271606: MAGPSPGSLVSSGQNGSLHNVLFYLPQNGNGNQFANEACHNQHGGTLNHLSYMQTSHNRYRPDPGLNKVHCFPSDNPYSCDRDTNGSYWSYQQQQWNQWNQNDYNHSESLGFKSCWMQQQQQQTMQQRQAIQNNNPSCMGFNPQYNHMHQQQQQQQLQHLHQQQIQPQQQQHLLQQSGYRNNVMATVTVQSSAGSSQSSLSRTPSRCDSVRSESTCESHCSSSLSGGSSAAIEEMTGQQQYGMYQNFSSVQQLQQQQQSYPQPHLPQHQEHVQQQMQPQQQQQQCFWPSSHYDVQQQEQQQQQMDYFRQQQQMQQQQQHYYRQHQVIQQQQQVNCYWPRESSPVCHQPQQQQQQQQQQQHRQFTCVNPAVPVVDHQPIVIETPACSSSPIVADTTTSMISSSPLPVPSSSSPPVTSHYNHPATPVESMECVSVPPLGCDPPAAITTTDESIESSSSVDIPNTAQTADTNANVNTTTIVSVTTTSVPAGWARQISAGSVIYVSPSGCRLSSLNDAANYVQRNGTCKCGLPCPLRLQHVFNFDPSVASSSETSLEARSSTCCHKKPQDATTDKTTLATSATTVTAATSKAAVKRKKSGNGTNSKTGKTLKPLAVVQQPVQQPHQQALLFRRSPCPNVDVRQIPLEQNRPPTGSLLPQTRPTQPTTANNNGPTFFEDPSAYLAQQTVLLQSSLQNSGTSSVASPPPIPESSPVVAAAPTTTETAEAEQTQEELLGDLLDCIPDSMEEVLDRQKDVAAAAEAAAQAEKAANLVKQAAAAAAVAARQQQQQTATAPQQATTTTTQQKSHKLPSVPVSLAPAPAPIRSKPPPLAIRPATPASAARSRARAAETTSKSTKSRSPRRTHHQPIQIQSNAKVLQPAQLPQQQLQQQQQQQQQQQQQQQQQQFIHQQQQHQFWPALSAPNIGPLRTASFPFVSYHSAVGPATATPIFSTAALRPGNLPMTFLTSAATHPGNPAHATNVFNQALPVLTTRPALGPSGQVVHVLTAPGPMLAAAPLATEPSNAVPILTVGPMNTSNHPNNNSNNNNNINMNNSRGLTRTGKKRKSTPQTVASILQQGAQLAAMTQQQLHQPQQQQQHHHQATTLTLSQEPLLYNVQNFQQIQPQQTIQTLALMPDGKTYVVVNSQPAPAPQPTHQQNTGGHWLLSPRPANIAPAGQPVNVFCTTQTGPGGATTFVLNGASAPTHQVLQLQDGTLVQTTTTEQPNLLANYGGLFIRCPSTPNGAQIFSTTSPAAANVRTIPLPIPIAPGRSPGRSPDSSSILTDGSMVTSSSTTNTGNTSLVACGEATPPSQTPSLSASSSSSSLAVRTAHPSPVVQSSQIDSCVQEVETDQQHAQVVAEAAKSKSIAIEFNNNNSNNNNNNNSTTATLTATAVQHWLKPDMITNASQIVAG, translated from the exons ATGGCGGGCCCCAGTCCTGGCTCGCTAGTCAGCTCAGGCCAAAATGGCTCGCTGCATAATGTCCTTTTCTACTTGCCTCAGAATGGCAATGGCAACCAATTTGCCAACGAGGCATGTCACAACCAGCATGGTGGCACTCTCAACCATCTTTCCTATATGCAGACATCTCATAATAG GTACAGGCCGGATCCTGGTCTGAACAAGGTACACTGCTTCCCGTCAGACAATCCCTATTCCTGTGATAGGGACACTAATGGTTCCTACTGGTCGtaccagcagcagcagtggAATCAGTGGAACCAGAATGATTACAATCATTCCGAGAGTTTGGGTTTCAAATCCTGCTGGatgcaacagcaacagcagcaaacaaTGCAGCAGAGACAGGCTATACAAAACAACAATCCGAGCTGCATGGGCTTTAATCCTCAGTACAATCACATgcatcagcaacaacaacaacaacaactacaGCATTTGCACCAGCAGCAGATTCAgccacaacaacagcagcattTGCTGCAGCAATCGGGTTACCGGAATAACGTCATGGCGACCGTTACTGTTCAATCGAGTGCTGGTTCGTCGCAATCGTCATTGTCTCGGACACCATCGCGTTGCGATTCCGTTCGGTCAGAGTCGACGTGCGAGTCTCATTGTAGTAGCAGTTTGAGCGGTGGAAGTAGCGCTGCAATCGAAGAAATGACTGGCCAACAACAGTACGGAATGTATCAAAACTTTTCTTCGGTTCAACAActgcagcaacaacaacaatcgtATCCGCAGCCGCATCTTCCTCAGCACCAAGAACACGTTCAACAACAAATGCAaccgcagcagcagcaacaacagtgTTTTTGGCCGTCTAGTCATTACGATGTGCAACAGCAagaacaacagcaacaacaaatggATTACTTCCgtcaacaacagcaaatgcagcagcagcaacaacattATTATCGTCAACATCAAGTGatacaacagcaacagcaagtGAATTGTTATTGGCCTCGTGAATCATCGCCAGTGTGCCACCAAccccaacaacaacagcagcagcagcagcagcagcagcataGACAATTTACGTGTGTCAATCCAGCAGTTCCGGTGGTGGATCACCAACCGATTGTCATCGAAACGCCGGCCTGTTCATCGAGTCCGATTGTTGCCGATACAACAACGTCGATGATATCGTCATCTCCGCTTCCAGTGCCGTCGTCCTCATCGCCACCTGTAACGTCTCATTATAACCATCCAGCTACTCCAGTTGAATCGATGGAATGCGTTTCTGTTCCTCCCCTTGGCTGTGATCCACCTGCCGCGATAACTACGACCGATGAAAGCATAGAATCTTCGTCATCCGTCGATATTCCCAACACGGCACAAACAGCTGACACGAATgctaatgtgaatacaacaACTATTGTGAGCGTAACAACAACGAGCGTACCAGCCGGTTGGGCCCGTCAAATATCCGCCGGAAGTGTTATCTACGTCAG TCCGAGCGGTTGCCGATTGTCGTCACTGAACGACGCGGCCAACTACGTCCAGCGTAACGGCACGTGCAAGTGCGGATTGCCTTGTCCTCTCCGACTGCAGCATGTCTTCAATTTCGATCCGTCG GTGGCGAGCAGTTCCGAGACGTCACTAGAGGCACGGTCGTCGACGTGCTGCCACAAAAAGCCGCAAGATGCCACCACGGACAAGACGACACTGGCCACCTCAGCGACGACGGTGACGGCGGCGACCAGCAAAGCCGCCGTGAAACGGAAAAAGAGTGGAAATGGAACCAACAGCAAGACGGGCAAGACTTTGAAACCTCTCGCGGTTGTACAGCAACCCGTCCAGCAGCCACACCAACAAGCTTTGCTATTTCGACGATCGCCGTGTCCCAATGTGGACGTCCGGCAAATTCCCCTGGAACAGAATCGTCCGCCTACGGGCAGCCTCTTGCCCCAGACGCGACCGACTCAACCCACGACGGCCAACAACAACGGGCCGACGTTTTTCGAAGATCCCAGCGCCTATTTGGCGCAGCAGACGGTCTTGTTGCAAAGCAGTTTGCAAAACAGTGGCACCTCTTCTGTGGCATCTCCTCCTCCCATTCCGGAATCCTCTCCGGTAGTTGCTGCAGCGCCAACGACGACCGAGACGGCCGAAGCAGAACAGACGCAAGAAGAACTGCTGGGCGATTTGCTTGACTGCATACCTGATTCGATGGAAGAAGTGCTGGACAGGCAAAAGGACGTTGCGGCTGCGGCGGAAGCGGCAGCTCAAGCCGAAAAGGCCGCTAATCTCGTCAAGCAAGCGGCCGCTGCCGCAGCAGTGGCTGCCcgtcagcaacaacagcaaactgCCACCGCGCCGCaacaagcaacaacaacaacaacacaacaaaAGTCACATAAATTGCCTTCCGTGCCTGTTTCTTTGGCACCCGCTCCAGCACCGATCAGAAGTAAACCTCCTCCGCTGGCCATCCGGCCAGCTACGCCTGCTTCGGCCGCCCGTTCGAGGGCAAGAGCGGCCGAAACGACGTCCAAGAGCACCAAGTCGAGATCGCCGAGAAGGACCCACCATCAACCGATTCAGATCCAGAGCAACGCCAAAGTATTACAGCCTGCCCAGCTGCCGCAACAACAAttgcaacagcaacaacaacagcagcagcaacaacagcaacagcagcaacagcaacagttTATCcatcagcagcaacaacatcaATTCTGGCCGGCTCTTTCGGCTCCAAATATCGGCCCTCTTCGTACGGCCTCGTTCCCGTTCGTTTCCTATCACTCGGCCGTCGGTCCAGCCACGGCCACTCCCATTTTCTCGACGGCGGCCCTGAGGCCCGGTAATCTGCCGATGACTTTCCTGACCTCTGCAGCCACCCATCCTGGCAATCCAGCCCATGCGACTAACGTCTTCAATCAAGCATTGCCCGTGTTGACCACCCGGCCGGCATTAGGGCCGTCTGGTCAGGTAGTCCACGTCCTAACGGCTCCCGGACCGATGTTAGCGGCGGCTCCTTTGGCAACTGAGCCTTCCAACGCTGTTCCTATTTTGACGGTCGGTCCCATGAATACTAGCAATCatcccaacaacaacagcaacaacaacaacaacatcaacatgaACAACAGCCGCGGGTTGACTCGTACGGGCAAGAAACGCAAATCGACGCCTCAAACGGTGGCGTCCATCTTGCAACAGGGAGCTCAGTTGGCCGCGATGACTCAGCAACAACTTCATCAGcctcagcaacagcaacaacatcacCATCAGGCGACCACCCTGACGCTGTCGCAGGAGCCGCTCCTTTACAACGTTCAGAATTTCCAACAAATTCAACCGCAACAGACGATCCAAACGTTGGCGTTGATGCCCGACGGCAAGACTTATGTTGTCGTCAATTCTCAGCCGGCCCCTGCGCCTCAGCCAACGCATCAGCAGAATACTGGCGGCCATTGGTTGTTGAGTCCTCGTCCGGCAAATATCGCGCCCGCGGGTCAGCCCGTCAACGTGTTTTGCACGACTCAAACAGGACCGGGAGGAGCGACGACGTTTGTGTTGAACGGAGCCAGCGCGCCGACCCATCAAGTTCTCCAACTTCAAGACGGGACTCTTGTCCAGACAACAACGACGGAACAGCCCAATCTGCTGGCCAATTATGGCGGCTTATTCATTCGCTGTCCGTCAACGCCGAATGGGGCGCAAATTTTCAGCACCACAAGTCCGGCAGCGGCGAACGTCAGGACGATTCCTTTGCCGATCCCTATCGCACCTGGCCGGTCTCCTGGCCGGTCGCCCGATTCCAGTAGTATCCTGACGGATGGATCCatggtgacgtcatcgtcGACGACGAACACGGGCAATACGTCACTGGTGGCTTGCGGCGAAGCCACTCCGCCTTCACAGACCCCTTCTTTGTCCGCCTCTTCGTCCTCTTCATCGCTGGCCGTCCGGACGGCCCATCCATCGCCTGTCGTCCAAAGTAGTCAAATCGATAGCTGCGTCCAGGAAGTGGAAACGGATCAGCAACATGCCCAGGTGGTGGCGGAAGCTGCTAAATCCAAATCGATCGCTAttgaattcaacaacaacaacagcaacaacaacaacaacaacaatagtACGACCGCGACACTAACGGCAACGGCCGTCCAGCACTGGCTAAAACCGGACATGATCACCAATGCATCACAAATTGTTGCTGGctga
- the LOC123472371 gene encoding major facilitator superfamily domain-containing protein 8-like: protein MGERVVLGAGILFAMSGIISMYPYGGPLSPLKFINETVQEVTTVSFSSMEYSSSDDLPSCYNASLALTDGAGCPVDKQPWCCETPAIHPEQLIVGYLFIFTGVPLAIMMCSVIFSKVLGPYPQGTWTGLLGAGTAVARILCPLCVTSLYAAWGMLATCAFMTTVMSVVLVIFATSYGRLVPYRHAT from the exons ATGGGCGAGAGGGTCGTCTTGGGAGCCGGAATTCTCTTTGCCATGTCGGGAATTATATCCATGTATCCTTACGGTGGTCCCTTATCGCCTTTGAAATTCATCAATGAAACGGTCCAAG aggtGACGACCGTCAGCTTCTCTTCGATGGAATATTCGAGCAGCGATGATTTGCCTAGTTGTTACAACGCCTCTTTAGCATTGACTGACG gAGCTGGATGTCCTGTCGATAAACAGCCTTGGTGTTGCGAAACACCGGCCATTCATCCTGAACAGCTGATTGTCGGTTACCTCTTCATATTCACCGGAGTTCCACTCGCCATTATGATGTGTAGCGTCATTTTTAGCAAAGTTCTCGGTCCCTATCCGCAG GGCACTTGGACGGGTCTTTTAGGCGCTGGAACTGCTGTGGCACGCATATTATGTCCGCTTTGCGTCACCAGTTTGTACGCTGCGTGGGGAATGCTGGCCACTTGCGCTTTCATGACCACCGTCATGTCCGTCGTCCTCGTCATCTTCGCCACGTCGTACGGCCGCCTCGTGCCGTACCGACACGCCACGTAA
- the LOC123472370 gene encoding uncharacterized protein LOC123472370 → MEETTKGILSLIAVIMVGLILMTATGLIVYYGFCPVSQTTDSSAATSASKCNCPQLPTCPLRVYCPVEPAEPCPPHPLMPAPADPSACIPPCCTEQKTISHSTDRPVLEKWTEEQLMNQTVLEWVMTYPPNSMGRLNVLTQLMELGVEPYVRAMSRRNCQAPYRMCTMCHSDRYEFLRCAMRTRVTANKHGYKSTNKLKKMSWDFLKNYAADAYWHSQKYDNLLTRDDYQPLSDAYRAFWFIGNDGGLSAECSWCRDAFEPSVHMNCIRDGWGSI, encoded by the coding sequence ATggaagaaacaacaaaaggcATTCTTTCTTTAATCGCCGTGATCATGGTTGGTCTCATTCTCATGACGGCCACTGGCCTCATTGTCTATTACGGATTCTGCCCAGTCAGTCAAACTACCGACAGTAGCGCCGCCACGTCTGCCTCAAAGTGCAACTGTCCTCAGCTACCGACATGTCCTCTTCGTGTCTACTGTCCCGTGGAACCAGCAGAGCCTTGTCCACCTCATCCACTGATGCCGGCCCCGGCCGACCCCAGCGCTTGCATCCCGCCTTGTTGCACGGAACAAAAGACGATCTCCCATTCGACCGATCGACCTGTGCTAGAAAAATGGACAGAAGAGCAACTGATGAATCAAACGGTCCTCGAATGGGTGATGACCTACCCGCCCAACTCGATGGGCCGTCTCAACGTGCTCACCCAGTTGATGGAACTCGGCGTGGAGCCTTACGTGCGTGCGATGAGCCGACGCAATTGCCAAGCGCCGTACAGGATGTGCACCATGTGCCATTCGGATCGTTACGAGTTCCTGCGCTGCGCCATGCGGACCAGGGTGACGGCCAACAAGCACGGCTACAAGTCGACTaataaattaaagaaaatgagttgggatttcttgaaaaattACGCGGCCGACGCGTATTGGCATTCGCAGAAGTACGACAACCTGCTGACTCGCGATGATTACCAGCCTCTCAGCGACGCCTACCGGGCCTTTTGGTTCATCGGCAACGACGGCGGCCTCAGCGCCGAATGTTCTTGGTGTCGCGACGCTTTCGAACCGTCCGTCCACATGAATTGCATCCGCGATGGTTGGGGCAGCATCTAA
- the LOC116923567 gene encoding ankyrin repeat family A protein 2 has protein sequence MDVGGSSSNSSSKRVRKLRQCSGDSTKSEPTEASSESDFDPSGSHQKGESGRRRCDRQKQPGLKFAALAYESNFDDGEHKSAFLPYRPRTVLTNLQRGNVQTEAVVVNPVQLSFHQRAGKGEITKADIDAGTNDINGLDERGLTPLMWSSAYGQVPTAALLLKAGALHSIKGPDGETAIHLAAAGGHTDIIRLLIGAGASVNEIDDNSNTPMMFAAHGNHPHALNELLNNGGDITMTNLNDDSALSIALKRASKEAQNVIEGYLFMLLQPQS, from the exons ATGGATGTAGGTGGATCCTCATCCAATTCTTCTTCCAAAAGAGTCAGAAAACTCCGGCAATGTAGTG GTGATTCCACCAAGAGTGAACCTACTGAAGCATCTTCAGAAAGTGATTTCGATCCCAGTGGATCACATCAAAAAGGAGAAAGTGGTAGGAGAAGATGTGATCGACAGAAGCAGCCAGGTCTGAAGTTTGCAGCCTTGGCCTATGAGAGCAACTTTGATGATGGAGAACACAAGAGTGCATTTCTCCCGTATCGG CCCAGAACAGTTCTCACCAATCTCCAGAGAGGAAATGTCCAGACTGAAGCAGTTGTTGTCAATCCTGTGCAGCTGAGCTTTCACCAGCGTGCTGGGAAAGGTGAAATTACTAAAGCAGATATAGATGCTG GTACAAATGACATTAATGGTTTGGATGAGAGAGGCCTAACGCCGCTAATGTGGTCTTCAGCGTACGGCCAAGTTCCAACAGCCGCCCTGTTACTTAAAGCTGGAGCTCTCCATTCCATTAAAGGCCCAGACGGTGAAACTGCTATCCATCTGGCTGCAGCTGGTGGACATACGGACATAATCAGGCTGTTGATTGGAGCCGGAGCTTCCGTCAATGAGATCGATGAC AATTCCAATACCCCAATGATGTTTGCCGCCCATGGTAATCATCCACATGCTCTCAACGAGCTGCTGAATAACGGTGGGGATATAACGATGACTAACCTCAACGATGATTCTGCCCTGAGTATCGCCCTGAAACGCGCCAGCAAGGAAG CACAGAATGTCATAGAAGGCTACTTGTTCATGCTACTTCAACCTCAAAGCTAA